In Prunus dulcis chromosome 2, ALMONDv2, whole genome shotgun sequence, a single genomic region encodes these proteins:
- the LOC117619091 gene encoding probable LRR receptor-like serine/threonine-protein kinase IRK, producing the protein MRAFLSMKPLLVLFTVFVLAPVLGRSLNPSLNDDVLGLIVFKADIQDPKGKLATWSEDDDSPCKWDGVKCHPRSNRVIELSLDDFSLSGHIGRGLLQLQSLRKLSLSKNNLTGSLTPNIAHIDNLRALDLSENSFSGPVPEDFFRQCGSLRTISLAKNKISGKIPESLGSCASLAAIDLSLNQFSGSVPVGIWSLNGIRSLDLSNNLLEGEIPKAIGGLNNLRAVNLGKNRFTGQVPDGIGSCLLLRSIDLSENSFSGNLPQTMQKFSLCSYLNLHQNSFAGEIPEWIGELKSLETLDLSGNRFLGEVPSSIGNLQALKVLNFSANGFTGSLPKSMAYCTSLVALDFSKNSMAGELPAWIFKAGLEEVSLSEKKLSGSANSPVSSSIGNAPQNLQVVDLSLNQFSGEIASDIGVLSSLRSLNLSGNSLVGPIPVTIGELKALDSVDLSENRLSGSIPLEIGGAFSLKELRLENNLLTGKIPTSIGNCSSLTTLIASQNRLTGPVPAAMAKLTNLQNVDLSFNNLTGGLPKQLANLPNLLSFNISHNNLQGELPAGAFFNTISPSSVSGNPSLCGSAVNKSCPTVLPKPIVLNPNSSSDSTTPGTLSSNLGHRRIILSISALIAIAAAAVIVIGVIAITVLNLRVRSSTTHSPAALALSAGDDFSHSPTTDGNSGKLVMFSGEPDFSTGAHALLNKDCELGRGGFGAVYRTVLRDGRPVAIKKLTVSSLVKSQEEFEREVKKLGKVKHDNLVEIEGYYWTPSLQLIIYEYVSGGSLYKHLHDGAGGNFLSWNDRFNVILGTAKSLGHLHQMNIIHYNIKSSNVLIGSSGEPKVGDFGLARLLPMLDRYVLSSKIQSALGYMAPEFACKTVKITEKCDVYGFGVLVLEVVTGKRPVEYMEDDVVVLCDMVRGALEEGRVEECIDGRLQGNFPAEEAIPVMKLGLICTSQVPSNRPDMAEVVNILELIRCPSEGQEEL; encoded by the exons ATGCGAGCATTTTTAAGCATGAAACCGCTGCTCGTATTATTCACCGTCTTTGTTTTAGCTCCTGTTCTTGGCAGATCTCTGAACCCATCTCTGAACGACGACGTCTTGGGGCTGATAGTGTTCAAGGCTGATATTCAAGATCCAAAAGGAAAGTTAGCAACTTGGAGCGAAGACGACGATAGCCCATGTAAATGGGATGGCGTGAAATGCCATCCAAGATCCAACAGGGTCATTGAGCTCAGTCTTGACGACTTCTCTCTTTCGGGTCATATAGGCCGAGGCCTCCTCCAGTTACAGTCTCTGCGAAAGCTGTCCCTCTCCAAGAACAATCTCACCGGAAGCTTAACCCCTAATATTGCTCATATCGACAACCTACGAGCACTTGACTTGAGCGAGAACAGTTTCTCTGGTCCTGTACCCGAAGACTTCTTCCGGCAATGTGGGTCTTTGAGAACGATTTCTTTGgccaagaacaaaatttcCGGGAAAATTCCTGAGAGTTTGGGCTCTTGTGCGAGTCTTGCCGCAATTGACTTGTCGTTGAACCAGTTTTCGGGTTCGGTTCCAGTTGGGATTTGGTCCTTGAATGGCATTAGATCACTAGATTTGTCTAATAATTTGTTGGAAGGTGAAATTCCAAAGGCCATTGGAGGACTGAATAACTTGCGAGCAGTTAATTTGGGGAAGAATCGGTTTACTGGGCAAGTTCCAGATGGAATTGGAAGTTGCTTGCTTTTGAGGTCCATTGATCTCAGCGAGAATTCATTCTCTGGGAACCTTCCTCAGACAATGCAGAAATTTAGCCTGTGTAGCTATCTAAATCTGCACCAGAACTCATTTGCCGGAGAGATTCCTGAGTGGATTGGAGAGTTGAAGAGCCTGGAGACTTTGGACCTTTCTGGCAATCGATTTTTGGGCGAAGTTCCAAGTTCAATAGGTAATCTTCAGGCTTTAAAGGTGTTGAATTTTTCTGCAAATGGGTTCACTGGGAGCTTACCCAAGTCCATGGCTTATTGCACAAGCCTTGTGGCTTTAGATTTTAGTAAGAATTCGATGGCGGGTGAACTTCCTGCGTGGATATTCAAGGCGGGTTTAGAGGAAGTTTCACTTTCAGAGAAAAAACTAAGTGGAAGCGCAAATAGCCCTGTATCTTCCTCAATTGGAAATGCGCCTCAAAATCTGCAAGTCGTGGATTTATCCCTTAATCAATTTTCTGGTGAAATTGCATCTGACATTGGGGTCTTAAGCAGTTTACGTAGTTTGAACCTCTCCGGTAACTCTCTTGTTGGTCCTATTCCTGTGACTATTGGAGAGTTGAAGGCCCTGGACAGTGTGGATTTGAGTGAGAATCGGCTCAGTGGAAGCATCCCTCTGGAAATTGGTGGGGCTTTTTCGTTGAAGGAATTGAGATTGGAAAATAACCTTCTCACGGGAAAAATTCCAACTTCAATAGGGAACTGTTCTTCTCTGACCACTTT AATTGCATCACAGAACAGACTGACTGGCCCAGTACCTGCAGCAATGGCCAAACTTACCAACTTACAAAATGTGGACTTGTCTTTCAATAACCTCACGGGAGGCCTACCCAAGCAGTTAGCCAATCTTCCCAACCTTCTTTCCTTCAATATTTCCCACAACAACCTCCAGGGTGAACTACCTGCGGGCGCCTTTTTCAATACCATCTCCCCTTCCTCTGTCTCTGGCAATCCATCTCTTTGTGGCTCTGCAGTTAATAAGTCTTGCCCAACAGTTCTTCCGAAACCCATTGTCCTCAATCCCAACTCCTCTTCTGACTCCACCACACCAGGAACATTATCTTCAAATCTTGGTCATAGAAGAATCATCCTTAGTATTTCTGCACTCATTGCCATTGCTGCAGCTGCTGTCATTGTCATTGGTGTGATTGCCATCACTGTACTTAATCTCCGTGTTCGATCTTCTACAACTCATTCACCAGCAGCCCTCGCGTTATCAGCTGGAGATGATTTCAGCCATTCCCCAACAACAGATGGCAACTCCGGCAAGCTTGTCATGTTTTCAGGTGAGCCTGACTTCAGCACTGGTGCACATGCTCTACTCAACAAGGACTGTGAGCTTGGTCGTGGAGGGTTTGGAGCAGTCTATAGGACAGTTCTTCGAGATGGGCGGCCTGTTGCAATCAAGAAGCTCACTGTTTCAAGTCTTGTCAAGTCTCAAGAAGAATTTGAAAGGGAAGTTAAGAAATTGGGGAAAGTGAAGCACGATAATCTTGTGGAAATCGAAGGCTATTACTGGACTCCATCATTACAGCTCATCATATATGAATATGTCTCTGGCGGTAGTTTATATAAGCATCTTCATGATGGAGCAGGTGGAAACTTCCTGTCATGGAACGACAGGTTCAATGTAATTCTTGGAACTGCGAAAAGTTTGGGTCATTTGCATCAAATGAACATAATTCACTACAACATAAAATCTAGCAATGTCCTGATCGGCAGCTCAGGCGAACCCAAAGTGGGAGACTTTGGCCTAGCAAGGTTGTTGCCAATGCTTGACCGATATGTTTTGAGCAGCAAGATCCAGAGTGCCCTTGGCTACATGGCACCAGAGTTCGCTTGCAAAACAGTAAAGATAACTGAGAAATGTGACGTGTATGGGTTTGGGGTTTTGGTTCTGGAGGTGGTCACTGGGAAGAGGCCTGTCGAGTACATGGAAGATGATGTTGTGGTTCTTTGTGACATGGTCAGAGGAGCATTAGAAGAAGGCAGAGTAGAGGAGTGCATTGATGGCAGGCTCCAAGGAAATTTCCCTGCAGAAGAGGCTATTCCTGTTATGAAATTAGGCTTGATATGCACGTCACAAGTGCCGTCAAACAGACCAGACATGGCGGAGGTGGTCAACATATTGGAGCTGATCAGATGTCCATCGGAAGGCCAAGAGGAGTTGTGA